A genomic region of Cannabis sativa cultivar Pink pepper isolate KNU-18-1 chromosome 1, ASM2916894v1, whole genome shotgun sequence contains the following coding sequences:
- the LOC133035568 gene encoding uncharacterized protein LOC133035568, translating into MRRARLTVLSLEMPPRRSVRVGRGRGRGQGQGRDDGGINEPPQAPQGWEERIAALEGIIHRQDEELRQLRRQPEPPVQIRQDVENRDPPAAVVYPAIEARHELLAERFRKQHPPEFEGGIDPVVAEEWISRIESILQMLRVDGNDRVKCASYMLRKDARIWWEVVEQTKDVDTMNWDDFKRVFNEKLAKFAPDLVPTDRVRAHRFVEGLKPMVARDVEIVSRGQFSYAQVVEMALTAERSENKIWKENAARRESKKGGANSNDHKKRGQDQSGQPSQDKRYKSDNDQRFNGSSGRNIPECPKCTKRHLGECRAKACYKCGKEGHIKRNCPLWGQTGNRAEPKKDDKSDSYGQHHL; encoded by the exons atgagacgagctcgactcactgtact gagtttagaaatgcctcctagaaggtcagttagagtgggtcgaggtcgaggtcgaggccaaggccaaggccgAGATGATGGAGGGATCAATGAACCACCTCAAGCACCACAGGGATGGGAAGAGCGCATTGCTGCACTGGAAGGAATCATTCATAGGCAGGATGAAGAACTTCGTCAGCTGAGACGTCAACCGGAGCCGCCAGTCCAAATAAGGCAGGATGTAGAAAATAGAGACCCACCAGCTGCAGTGGTATATCCTGCTATAGAGGCTAGACATGAGTTGTTAGCAGAGAGATTTCGGAAACAACACCCACCTGAGTTTGAGGGAGGCATAGACCCGGTAGTGGCTGAGGAGTGGATAAGTCGCATAGAAAGCATTTTGCAGATGCTAAGGGTGGATGGGAATGACCGAGTGAAGTGTGCATCTTACATGCTGAGGAAAGATGCTCGTATCTGgtgggaggtggtggaacaaacaaaggatgtagataccatgaactgggacgatttcaaaagggtctttaatgagaa ATTGGCGAAATTTGCTCCAGATCTGGTACCTACTGATAGAGTGCGAGCACATCGATTTGTGGAGGGCCTGAAACCAATGGTTGCTCGAGATGTGGAAATTGTGTCAAGGGGTCAATTCAGTTATGCTCAAGTTGTCGAAATGGCTCTTACGGCGGAGCGGAGtgaaaacaaaatttggaaggaaaatgctgCCAGGAGAGAATCTAAGAAAGGTGGAGCCAATTCTAATGACCACAAGAAACGGGGACAGGACCAGTCCGGGCAGCCAAGTCAAGACAAGAGGTACAAAAGTGATAACGACCAACGATTTAATGGCAGCAGTGGGCGAAACATTCCAGAATGCCCTAAATGTACCAAACGTCATCTCGGCGAGTGTCGCGCAAAAGCATGCTACAAATGTGGAAAAGAAGGACACATCAAACGCAATTGCCCACTGTGGGGACAGACTGGGAACAGAGCAGAACCCAAGAAAGATGACAA GTCAGATTCTTATGGCCAACACCACTTGTAa